A single window of Mycolicibacterium aurum DNA harbors:
- a CDS encoding AMP-binding protein, which produces MSRLVTHLRRCGDRTAVLTDREQLTYRQLADRVASVAAEFGPRRLLVLLETRNDLATLVHYLGALAGGHVVLPVPAGRDHRDMIAAYHPDVVVDAAGMHTRADGGHVLHPDLALLLSTSGSTGSPKLVRLSHTNLIANATAIADYLGIRDSDRAATTLPMSYCYGLSVVHSHLLAGATLILTDLSVADGAFWDLFRRHAGTTFAGVPYTFELLERVGFPDLDLPHLRYVTQAGGRMPPERVREFAALAQRRDWQLFVMYGATEATARMAYLPPDLVHTRPTAIGRPIPGGTFSIEPVDDWPDDGTGELVYRGANVMMGYARSPADLALGPTLTELRTGDIARRSSDGLYEVIGRRSRFVKMFGLRLDLHHLESSLRSDGFHALCTDNDDRLAVVATGAHDPVDVRRAAAAAAGVPHAAIDAVVVEDLPTLPSGKPDYPAARALATGSGRARHTDRDLRTLYADVLHCDPADIDEDASFVDLGGNSLTYVAMSVRLERALGQLPADWPRRSIRDLQAEPAPRPRWWQAWGATLETSVALRAVAIILIVGSHADLFTLWGGAHILLGVAGYNFGRFCLTPLPRTVRIRHLRTTIAWIAVPSALWIAFALIVTDDYHATNLLLANKFLGPSDSMTAGRLWFVEVLVWTLVALALLFWLPAMDRIERQHPFPLALAFLTVGMALRYDVLGLSLGRDAWFTVLAFWFFAVGWAAAKATTAWQRAAVTLVLAVGLHGYFGSTPRELLVLTGLVLLIWLPAVRCPSAVARAAGVVAEASLYTYLTHYQVYPLFGEDRLAGVVASVVVGIALTAAVTTVRGWLRERRLNRPDPARAPALR; this is translated from the coding sequence ATGAGCCGGCTGGTCACTCACCTGCGCAGGTGCGGTGACCGCACCGCGGTACTGACCGATCGCGAACAGCTCACCTATCGTCAGCTCGCCGACCGGGTCGCTTCCGTTGCCGCGGAGTTCGGCCCGCGCCGTCTGCTGGTGCTGCTGGAGACCCGCAACGACCTCGCGACGCTGGTCCACTACCTCGGCGCGCTGGCCGGTGGCCACGTTGTTCTTCCCGTCCCTGCCGGGCGGGATCACCGTGACATGATCGCCGCGTACCACCCCGACGTCGTCGTCGACGCCGCCGGAATGCACACCCGCGCCGACGGGGGCCATGTCCTGCACCCCGACCTCGCGCTGCTGCTGTCGACGTCGGGCAGCACCGGGTCGCCCAAGCTCGTCCGGCTGTCCCACACCAACCTCATCGCGAACGCGACAGCGATCGCCGATTACCTCGGCATCCGCGACAGCGACCGCGCGGCGACCACCCTGCCCATGTCGTACTGCTACGGGCTGTCCGTGGTGCACAGTCACCTGCTGGCCGGCGCCACACTGATTCTCACCGATCTGTCCGTGGCCGACGGCGCGTTCTGGGACCTGTTCCGCCGCCACGCAGGCACCACCTTCGCCGGGGTCCCGTACACGTTCGAGCTGCTCGAGCGCGTCGGCTTCCCGGACCTGGATCTGCCCCACCTGCGCTATGTCACCCAAGCCGGTGGCCGCATGCCGCCGGAACGGGTTCGCGAGTTCGCCGCACTCGCGCAACGGCGGGACTGGCAGTTGTTCGTGATGTACGGAGCCACCGAGGCGACAGCCCGGATGGCCTATCTGCCACCGGATCTGGTTCACACCCGGCCCACTGCGATCGGGCGGCCGATACCCGGCGGGACGTTCTCCATCGAACCCGTCGACGACTGGCCCGACGACGGCACCGGCGAACTGGTCTACCGCGGAGCGAACGTCATGATGGGATACGCCCGCTCCCCCGCCGACCTCGCACTCGGCCCCACCCTCACGGAGCTGCGCACCGGTGACATCGCCCGTCGAAGCAGCGACGGACTTTACGAAGTCATCGGCCGTCGCAGCCGTTTCGTGAAGATGTTCGGCCTGCGCCTCGATCTGCACCACCTCGAGAGCTCGCTGCGCAGCGACGGCTTCCACGCGCTGTGCACCGACAACGACGACCGTCTCGCGGTCGTGGCCACCGGAGCGCACGACCCCGTCGACGTGCGCCGTGCCGCCGCCGCGGCGGCAGGCGTTCCGCACGCAGCAATCGATGCCGTCGTCGTCGAGGACCTTCCCACGTTGCCGTCGGGCAAGCCCGACTACCCGGCCGCGCGTGCGCTCGCCACCGGCTCGGGCCGCGCCCGGCATACCGACCGCGACCTGCGCACGCTGTACGCCGATGTCCTGCACTGCGATCCTGCCGACATCGACGAAGACGCCAGCTTCGTCGACCTAGGCGGGAATTCGCTGACCTACGTGGCGATGTCGGTGCGGCTCGAACGCGCCCTCGGTCAGTTGCCCGCCGACTGGCCGCGACGGTCGATCCGCGACCTGCAGGCCGAACCCGCACCGAGGCCACGGTGGTGGCAGGCCTGGGGCGCCACGCTGGAGACGAGCGTCGCACTGCGCGCCGTCGCGATCATCCTCATCGTCGGCTCCCACGCCGACCTGTTCACGCTGTGGGGCGGTGCCCACATCCTGCTCGGGGTGGCGGGCTACAACTTCGGCAGGTTCTGCCTGACTCCCCTGCCCCGGACCGTCCGGATACGCCACCTGCGCACCACCATCGCGTGGATCGCGGTGCCCTCGGCGCTGTGGATCGCCTTCGCGCTCATCGTCACCGACGACTATCACGCGACAAACCTGTTGCTGGCCAACAAGTTCCTGGGCCCGTCGGACAGTATGACCGCTGGCCGGCTGTGGTTCGTGGAGGTGCTGGTGTGGACCTTGGTCGCGTTGGCGCTGCTGTTCTGGCTGCCCGCGATGGACCGGATCGAACGGCAGCATCCGTTCCCGCTGGCGCTGGCCTTCCTGACGGTCGGCATGGCGCTGCGATACGACGTGCTGGGACTGTCACTGGGTCGTGACGCCTGGTTCACGGTCCTGGCGTTCTGGTTCTTCGCCGTCGGCTGGGCCGCGGCGAAGGCGACGACGGCGTGGCAGCGCGCCGCGGTCACCCTGGTCCTCGCCGTGGGATTGCACGGGTATTTCGGCAGCACCCCGCGGGAGCTGTTGGTGCTGACCGGTTTGGTGCTGTTGATCTGGCTGCCCGCCGTGCGGTGCCCGTCTGCGGTGGCCCGCGCGGCGGGCGTGGTCGCCGAGGCATCGCTGTACACGTATCTGACCCATTACCAGGTGTACCCGCTGTTCGGCGAGGATCGACTGGCCGGCGTGGTCGCCTCCGTCGTGGTCGGGATCGCGCTGACCGCAGCGGTGACGACGGTGCGCGGGTGGCTCCGGGAGCGCAGGCTCAACCGACCGGATCCGGCGCGGGCTCCCGCGCTGCGATGA
- a CDS encoding YraN family protein: MTRTESRAEIGALGEQVAVDYLHAMGMRTLARNWRCRYGELDIIAADDNGGAVVFVEVKTRTGDRFGGVAEAVTPAKVRRLRRLAGLWLAQQTGQWAAVRIDVVTVRIGRRRTPEITHIAGVG; this comes from the coding sequence ATGACCAGAACAGAGAGCCGCGCCGAGATCGGGGCGCTGGGTGAGCAGGTCGCGGTCGACTACCTGCACGCAATGGGGATGCGCACACTGGCCAGGAATTGGCGTTGTCGCTACGGCGAATTGGACATCATCGCCGCCGACGACAACGGGGGTGCGGTGGTCTTCGTCGAGGTGAAGACCCGGACCGGCGACCGGTTCGGTGGCGTCGCCGAGGCGGTGACGCCGGCCAAGGTGCGTCGGCTGCGGCGGCTGGCCGGGCTGTGGCTGGCTCAGCAGACCGGCCAGTGGGCGGCGGTGCGTATCGACGTCGTCACGGTGCGGATCGGTCGGCGGCGCACGCCGGAGATCACCCATATCGCGGGGGTGGGGTGA
- a CDS encoding siderophore-interacting protein codes for MAGRPVHTFEVVRTEQLTPHVVRVVLGGKGFDTFTPNGNTDAYVKLVFVDDDIDVSTLTSFNRQLTLDCFDKLPAQQRPTVRTYTVRRADPQNREITIDFVVHGDHGVAGPWAASAKPGQRLFVMGPSGAYAPRPDADWHLFAGDESALPAISAALEALPDNARGYAFIEVAGPEDQIELTAPEGVLVRWIYRGGRADLVLDDAAGDHAPLVAAVKEAAWLPGQVQVFIHGEAQAVMHNLRPYVRKDRGVDAAWASSISGYWRRGRTEETFREWKRELAEVEAK; via the coding sequence GTGGCAGGACGTCCCGTGCACACCTTCGAGGTGGTACGCACCGAGCAACTGACCCCGCATGTCGTACGAGTTGTGCTTGGCGGCAAGGGTTTCGACACCTTCACGCCGAACGGCAACACCGACGCCTATGTCAAGCTGGTGTTCGTCGACGACGACATCGACGTCAGCACGCTCACGTCATTCAATCGCCAGCTGACCCTCGACTGCTTCGACAAGCTGCCGGCCCAGCAGCGGCCCACCGTGCGGACCTACACGGTCCGTCGTGCCGACCCGCAGAACCGCGAAATCACCATCGACTTCGTCGTACACGGTGACCACGGTGTCGCAGGCCCGTGGGCGGCGTCCGCGAAGCCGGGCCAGCGTCTGTTCGTGATGGGCCCGAGCGGGGCGTACGCACCGCGCCCCGACGCCGACTGGCATCTGTTCGCCGGTGACGAATCCGCGCTGCCTGCCATCAGCGCCGCGCTGGAAGCGTTGCCCGACAATGCAAGAGGCTATGCATTCATCGAGGTGGCCGGCCCGGAGGACCAGATCGAATTGACCGCGCCCGAAGGTGTCCTGGTGCGGTGGATCTACCGCGGGGGCCGAGCCGACCTGGTTCTCGACGATGCCGCCGGCGACCACGCCCCGCTCGTGGCCGCGGTCAAGGAGGCAGCCTGGCTGCCCGGGCAGGTACAGGTCTTCATCCACGGCGAGGCGCAGGCCGTCATGCACAACCTGCGGCCCTATGTCCGCAAGGATCGTGGGGTGGACGCCGCGTGGGCGTCGTCCATCTCGGGGTACTGGCGTCGCGGGCGCACCGAGGAGACGTTCCGCGAGTGGAAGCGTGAACTCGCCGAAGTCGAGGCGAAATAG
- a CDS encoding CoA transferase — protein sequence MTQPVPDPTRPLAGVRVVEISSFVAVPLAGMTLAQLGAEVLRVDPVGGAADYRRWPLTESGDSIYWAGLNKGKRSLAVDMRSHQGQELVARLIADSGVFITNVAGRQWHSYETLRQARQDLIHVEVSGRANGGTGVDYTVNAAIGFPLVTGPAELTTPVNHVLPAWDVSCGLYAALSVVTALRHRDATGHGQRISIPLENVALATAGNLSLLTEAMVNGTSRQRIGNSVYGTYGQNFTSSDGVSYMVVALTGRHFRDLTDLTGTTEAVAALADSAGADFSDEGQRYRHRDALSALFAEWFAGHTGAEIAAALAETSVLWERYQTFGEIAADARVTDNPLFTELDQPRVGRYLAAGLPVSIDGTYPAAVPAPALGDDTTDVLENWLALDRAQVADLLDSGTVA from the coding sequence ATGACCCAACCAGTGCCGGACCCCACCCGGCCCCTGGCCGGAGTGCGTGTCGTCGAGATCTCCAGCTTCGTCGCGGTTCCACTGGCGGGTATGACGCTGGCACAGCTCGGTGCCGAGGTCCTGCGCGTCGACCCCGTCGGCGGCGCGGCCGACTACCGGCGCTGGCCACTCACCGAATCCGGTGACAGCATCTACTGGGCAGGTCTGAACAAGGGCAAGAGATCGCTCGCGGTCGACATGCGGTCACACCAGGGCCAGGAACTGGTTGCGCGCCTGATCGCCGACAGCGGCGTATTCATCACCAATGTCGCCGGGCGACAGTGGCATTCGTATGAGACTCTGCGCCAAGCCCGGCAGGACCTCATCCACGTCGAGGTGTCGGGGCGGGCCAACGGCGGCACCGGTGTCGACTACACAGTCAACGCGGCCATCGGTTTCCCGCTGGTCACCGGGCCGGCCGAACTCACGACGCCGGTGAATCACGTACTGCCGGCATGGGATGTCAGCTGCGGACTCTATGCGGCCCTGTCCGTCGTGACCGCCCTGCGGCACCGTGACGCCACGGGTCACGGCCAGCGGATCAGCATTCCGCTGGAGAATGTGGCCCTCGCGACGGCGGGCAACCTGAGCCTGCTCACCGAGGCGATGGTCAACGGCACGTCCCGGCAGCGCATCGGCAACTCTGTGTACGGCACCTACGGTCAGAACTTCACCAGTAGCGACGGCGTGTCCTACATGGTGGTCGCGTTGACCGGCCGCCACTTCCGTGACCTGACCGATCTGACCGGAACCACCGAAGCCGTTGCGGCACTGGCCGACTCGGCCGGCGCCGACTTCTCCGACGAGGGACAGCGCTACCGGCACCGGGACGCGCTGAGCGCGCTGTTCGCCGAGTGGTTCGCCGGGCACACCGGCGCCGAGATCGCCGCCGCGCTGGCCGAGACATCGGTGCTGTGGGAGCGCTATCAGACGTTCGGCGAGATCGCGGCGGACGCCCGGGTCACCGACAACCCGCTGTTCACCGAGCTCGACCAGCCGCGGGTGGGGCGTTATCTCGCCGCCGGACTGCCCGTCTCAATCGATGGCACATATCCGGCCGCGGTGCCCGCACCCGCGCTGGGTGACGACACCACCGACGTGCTCGAGAACTGGCTGGCGCTCGACCGCGCACAGGTCGCCGACCTCCTCGACTCGGGGACGGTGGCATGA
- the dprA gene encoding DNA-processing protein DprA translates to MTDGPTRRAWAYLSRVAEPPCAPLAELVAEVGPVAAAERVRRGAVPADLAARVEARRDIDCSAVDLEIIDRRGGRLITPEDDEWPAWALIDFGRRERPLAEDHPPLVLWAIGPESMADVSQRAAAIVGTRACTAYGEHVTSDLVAGLVERDVAVVSGGAFGIDGAAHRTALACDGVTVAVLAGGIDVPYPAGHSALLHRVATTGLLISEYPPGVRPARYRFLTRNRLVAALSGATVVVEAGLRSGAANTAGWARALGRGVCAVPGPVTSAASAGCHELLRREGTVLVTRAQEIVEVVGRMGELADEPEHPVTPLDGVSRVQRRIYEALPGRGTRTVEEIAVDAGVPVAQVLGPLAMLEIDGLVARHEGQWRLAKRGLG, encoded by the coding sequence ATGACAGACGGCCCCACGCGCCGCGCGTGGGCGTACCTGTCCCGGGTCGCCGAACCGCCGTGCGCGCCTCTGGCTGAGCTGGTGGCGGAGGTCGGTCCGGTGGCCGCGGCTGAGCGGGTGCGTCGCGGTGCGGTGCCTGCCGACCTGGCGGCTCGCGTCGAAGCGCGGCGCGACATAGACTGTTCCGCAGTAGATCTGGAGATCATCGACCGCCGCGGCGGTCGGTTGATCACCCCGGAGGACGACGAGTGGCCGGCGTGGGCGCTGATCGACTTCGGCCGACGGGAGCGGCCCCTGGCAGAGGACCACCCGCCGCTGGTCCTCTGGGCGATCGGTCCGGAGAGCATGGCGGACGTGTCCCAACGGGCCGCGGCGATCGTCGGGACGCGTGCCTGCACGGCCTACGGCGAGCACGTCACGTCCGATCTGGTCGCAGGCCTGGTCGAGCGCGACGTCGCGGTGGTGTCCGGTGGCGCGTTCGGCATCGACGGAGCGGCGCACCGGACGGCGCTGGCGTGTGACGGGGTCACGGTGGCCGTGCTGGCCGGCGGGATCGACGTGCCGTATCCGGCCGGGCATTCGGCGCTGTTGCACCGGGTCGCGACCACCGGGTTGCTGATCAGCGAGTATCCGCCGGGGGTTCGGCCCGCGCGGTACCGTTTTCTGACACGAAACCGGTTGGTGGCGGCGCTGTCCGGCGCCACGGTGGTGGTCGAGGCGGGTCTGCGCAGCGGTGCGGCCAACACTGCCGGCTGGGCCCGAGCACTGGGCCGGGGAGTGTGCGCAGTGCCGGGACCGGTGACCTCGGCGGCATCGGCGGGATGCCATGAACTGCTGCGTCGCGAGGGCACGGTGCTGGTCACGCGCGCGCAGGAGATCGTGGAAGTGGTGGGACGCATGGGTGAGCTCGCCGACGAGCCCGAGCATCCCGTGACGCCGTTGGACGGTGTCAGCAGGGTGCAACGCCGGATCTATGAGGCGCTACCGGGTCGCGGCACGCGCACCGTCGAGGAGATCGCAGTCGACGCCGGAGTACCGGTCGCCCAGGTGCTTGGTCCGCTGGCGATGCTGGAGATCGACGGACTGGTGGCGCGGCATGAGGGTCAGTGGCGACTGGCGAAGAGGGGCCTGGGATGA
- a CDS encoding acyl-CoA thioesterase: MSRLLELLDVTAAGAHTWRGAASGPDGKRAYGGQLVAQSLAAAARTVDPVKAPTAMHLQFLRGGEAGEPVEYRVDTTFDGRTAAARRVDASQGGRLLTTATVSFAAALPGPEHGHRDSLPENPETLPPTGPAGPAPSMPLDELDLRLIDEGAGEGFVRRLWWRATVALPDDPLLHTLIAAYVTDVYLIDPALAVHGHSMRSRTHRSGTTDSSIWFHRAVHADRWNLLECRSPAAARGRGVVAASLIGHDGVVAATLVQEGLIAAREPAPDPVG, from the coding sequence ATGAGCAGGCTGCTCGAACTGCTGGACGTGACCGCCGCGGGGGCGCACACCTGGCGCGGCGCGGCCAGCGGCCCGGACGGCAAGCGTGCCTACGGGGGTCAGCTGGTGGCGCAGAGTCTGGCCGCGGCGGCCCGCACCGTCGACCCCGTCAAGGCGCCGACCGCCATGCACCTGCAGTTCCTCCGCGGCGGTGAGGCCGGAGAGCCCGTCGAGTACCGGGTCGACACCACGTTCGACGGCCGGACCGCAGCGGCCCGGCGGGTCGACGCGAGCCAGGGTGGGCGGCTGTTGACCACGGCGACAGTCTCTTTCGCGGCGGCCCTGCCGGGACCGGAGCACGGGCACCGGGATTCACTGCCCGAGAACCCGGAGACGCTACCACCGACCGGCCCGGCCGGCCCCGCGCCGTCCATGCCACTGGATGAGCTCGACCTGCGTCTCATCGACGAGGGTGCCGGCGAGGGTTTCGTGCGGCGGCTGTGGTGGCGGGCCACCGTCGCCCTTCCCGACGATCCGTTGCTGCACACGCTGATAGCCGCATACGTCACCGACGTGTATCTGATCGATCCGGCGCTTGCGGTGCACGGACACTCGATGCGATCACGAACACACCGCAGCGGCACCACCGACTCATCCATCTGGTTCCACCGCGCCGTGCACGCCGATCGGTGGAATCTGCTGGAATGCCGATCGCCGGCAGCGGCGCGAGGGCGCGGTGTCGTCGCGGCCAGCCTGATCGGTCACGACGGCGTCGTGGCGGCCACCCTGGTTCAGGAAGGGCTCATCGCAGCGCGGGAGCCCGCGCCGGATCCGGTCGGTTGA
- a CDS encoding DUF302 domain-containing protein encodes MSEAQSSSIPFEGVRIRYDSDKSYDHLVRALLADVGDTPVPIEDIGTATADWPSYRERVQAHVGPSGFMLFATLDHGGWIAKAGIDRRVLRVIIGNPLIAITMLRHDVTAGLFAPVELLIVGGSPGQSGSSVTYVQPSSLMVVEDNPPLLAAARELDAKLAALVSAVT; translated from the coding sequence ATGTCTGAAGCCCAGTCGAGCAGCATCCCGTTCGAAGGCGTGCGAATTCGCTATGACAGCGACAAGTCGTACGACCACCTCGTCCGCGCGCTGCTGGCCGACGTCGGTGACACGCCGGTGCCGATCGAAGACATCGGCACCGCGACAGCCGACTGGCCCAGTTATCGGGAGCGCGTCCAGGCGCACGTCGGTCCGAGCGGGTTCATGCTGTTCGCAACCCTCGACCACGGCGGCTGGATCGCCAAGGCCGGCATCGACCGGCGGGTGCTGCGCGTCATCATCGGCAATCCCCTGATCGCCATCACGATGCTGCGCCATGACGTGACGGCGGGCCTGTTCGCGCCGGTCGAACTGCTCATCGTCGGCGGCAGCCCGGGCCAGAGCGGCAGCAGCGTCACCTACGTTCAGCCGTCATCGCTCATGGTCGTCGAGGACAACCCGCCCCTGCTCGCCGCCGCCCGCGAACTCGATGCCAAGCTGGCCGCGTTGGTGTCGGCCGTCACGTAG
- a CDS encoding DUF1206 domain-containing protein: MGTRSSSSSMHGIADRATDSDAFEYTARAGFAASGVLHLLLGYIIGRLAFTGGGNADQSGALAELGSQTGGAILLWIAAVGLVALGLWRVAEAVIGAKPGEGSGGKGDNPAWKRGKSLGLAIVNFAIALSAARFAMGTGQSSSQQNSGLSATLMQSGWGKALLIAVGLGVIAVGGYHIYKGATQKFFDELRVSGGTAITAIGTIGYVAKGLVLAGAGLLVILATLQADPAKASGLDAAVKTLGQAPFGKFLLIAAALGIAAFGAYSFVRSRYNRM; encoded by the coding sequence ATGGGCACCAGAAGCTCGTCCAGCTCGATGCACGGCATCGCCGACCGGGCAACCGACAGCGACGCGTTCGAATACACCGCCCGGGCCGGCTTTGCCGCCAGCGGGGTACTGCACCTACTGCTCGGCTACATCATCGGCCGGCTCGCCTTCACCGGCGGCGGGAACGCCGATCAGTCCGGCGCACTGGCCGAGTTGGGCAGCCAGACCGGCGGCGCAATCCTGCTGTGGATCGCCGCCGTCGGGCTCGTCGCGCTCGGATTGTGGCGCGTCGCCGAAGCGGTGATCGGGGCCAAGCCGGGCGAAGGCTCCGGCGGCAAGGGTGACAACCCGGCATGGAAGCGCGGCAAGTCGCTGGGGCTGGCGATCGTGAACTTCGCGATCGCCCTCTCCGCCGCGCGGTTCGCGATGGGCACCGGCCAGTCGAGCAGCCAGCAGAACTCCGGCCTCTCCGCCACGCTCATGCAATCGGGGTGGGGCAAAGCCCTGCTGATCGCCGTGGGTCTCGGGGTCATCGCGGTCGGCGGCTACCACATCTACAAGGGCGCCACCCAGAAGTTCTTCGACGAACTGCGCGTCTCCGGCGGGACAGCCATCACCGCCATCGGCACCATCGGCTACGTCGCCAAAGGTCTCGTGCTCGCCGGTGCCGGCCTGCTGGTCATCCTCGCGACGCTGCAGGCAGACCCCGCGAAAGCCAGCGGGCTCGACGCCGCGGTCAAGACCCTCGGTCAGGCGCCGTTCGGCAAGTTCCTGCTGATCGCCGCCGCGCTGGGGATCGCCGCGTTCGGGGCGTACAGCTTCGTCAGGAGCCGGTACAACCGGATGTGA
- a CDS encoding YifB family Mg chelatase-like AAA ATPase gives MAALGRAFSVAVRGVEGEIVEIEADISGGLPGVFLVGLGDTALRESRDRVRAAITNCKFSWPQTRLTLALSPATLPKMGSVYDIALAAAVLSAEGKKTWPRLEKSVLLGELALDGRVRPVKGVLPAVLAARRQGWPAVVVPIDNLAEASLVDGVEVWGVRSLGQLRAWLAGKGALDARVERREQAAEPDVDLSDVVGQTQARYAVEVAAAGAHNLLMTGPPGVGKTMLAQRLPGLLPPLSLPESLEVTAIHSVAGLLTGDAPLITRPPFVAPHHTSSMAALVGGGTGMARPGAVSRAHRGVLFLDEFAEINSGALEALRTPLEDGEIRLARRDGVARYQCRIQLVLAANLCPCAPPDPRDCQCGAAERRRYRSKLSGPLVDRVDLRVEMHASRQGSFTDEEGESTAVVRERVWAARRAARERWGPYGFATNADVSGSLLRRKFRPGAQAMKPLRTAVDRGALSIRGMDRTIRVAWSLSDLGGRTSPSPDDVMTAMSFREIGGPS, from the coding sequence ATGGCGGCGTTGGGCCGCGCCTTCTCCGTGGCGGTGCGGGGCGTGGAAGGCGAGATCGTCGAAATCGAAGCGGACATCAGCGGTGGCCTGCCCGGCGTCTTTCTGGTGGGTCTCGGGGACACCGCGCTGCGGGAGTCCCGGGACCGGGTACGCGCGGCGATCACCAACTGCAAGTTCAGTTGGCCGCAGACGAGGCTGACGCTGGCGTTGTCGCCGGCGACGCTGCCCAAGATGGGCTCGGTGTATGACATCGCACTGGCGGCGGCGGTGTTGTCGGCCGAGGGCAAGAAGACCTGGCCGCGTCTGGAGAAGTCGGTGCTGCTCGGTGAACTGGCCCTCGACGGGCGGGTCCGGCCGGTCAAGGGCGTGCTGCCCGCGGTACTCGCCGCGCGACGGCAGGGCTGGCCCGCGGTGGTGGTGCCGATCGACAACCTGGCCGAGGCCAGCCTCGTCGACGGAGTCGAGGTGTGGGGAGTCCGCAGCCTGGGTCAGCTGCGGGCCTGGCTGGCCGGTAAGGGTGCGCTGGACGCGCGGGTCGAGCGCAGAGAGCAGGCCGCCGAGCCCGACGTCGATCTCAGCGATGTGGTCGGGCAGACCCAGGCGCGGTACGCGGTCGAGGTGGCGGCTGCGGGTGCGCACAACTTGCTGATGACGGGCCCGCCCGGGGTCGGGAAAACCATGTTGGCGCAACGCCTTCCGGGGTTGCTGCCGCCGCTGTCGCTTCCCGAGTCACTGGAGGTCACTGCCATTCACTCAGTGGCGGGCCTGTTGACCGGTGACGCCCCGTTGATCACCCGGCCGCCGTTCGTGGCGCCGCACCACACCTCCAGCATGGCCGCCCTCGTCGGGGGTGGCACGGGGATGGCCCGCCCCGGCGCGGTCAGTCGCGCTCATCGGGGCGTGCTGTTCCTCGACGAGTTCGCCGAGATCAACTCCGGCGCACTGGAAGCACTCAGAACACCGTTGGAGGACGGCGAGATCCGGCTGGCGCGCCGCGACGGTGTCGCGCGCTACCAGTGCCGGATTCAACTCGTCCTCGCGGCGAACCTGTGTCCGTGCGCTCCGCCGGACCCGCGGGACTGCCAATGTGGGGCGGCCGAGCGGCGGCGCTACCGCAGCAAGCTCTCGGGCCCCCTGGTGGACCGGGTTGACCTGCGCGTCGAAATGCACGCATCCCGCCAAGGGTCGTTCACCGACGAGGAAGGTGAATCGACCGCCGTTGTCCGCGAACGGGTGTGGGCCGCCCGGCGGGCAGCGCGCGAGCGATGGGGGCCCTATGGCTTCGCGACCAACGCCGACGTGAGCGGCTCGCTGCTACGGCGGAAGTTCCGGCCCGGTGCGCAGGCGATGAAGCCGCTGCGCACCGCCGTCGACCGCGGCGCGTTGAGCATCCGGGGCATGGACCGCACGATCAGAGTCGCGTGGTCACTGAGTGACCTCGGGGGGCGTACCTCGCCGAGCCCGGACGATGTCATGACGGCGATGAGCTTCCGCGAGATCGGCGGTCCGTCATGA